The Lycium ferocissimum isolate CSIRO_LF1 chromosome 10, AGI_CSIRO_Lferr_CH_V1, whole genome shotgun sequence genome window below encodes:
- the LOC132034417 gene encoding early nodule-specific protein 2-like isoform X1 codes for MQKPRVTEIQVRMDCNGCVQKVKKALHGVHGIHDHYIDVHQQKITIVGSADPEKIVKAIKKTRKSAIVCSHIEQADPPTEPEESVPAENEAPTPESSNPPTETPPAEEPPKEPPKDPPTQENQPAEEKQTHEGADNTKSQSDQPSKPRDVEEVHVIYHYPPDYGYRYNFSQGMSSHEPHRDPGYRYNYGQNVIHEPPRDHRYSRYNYGQSMSQEPPRDHGYNRYNYGQTMSYEPPRDHGYRYNYGHSMIHEPPQGDSGFRNNHARPIGPEFRPEVPPPGQPPVHVTHSYNSYQPSPYVTGYEHIRSPPRYTQYTRPDHYSEDYHYGNNGYGTISSVFSDENPNACTIA; via the exons ATGCAGAAACCTAGGGTCACCGAGATACAGGTGAGAATGGACTGTAATGGGTGTGTGCAAAAGGTCAAGAAGGCTCTACATGGCGTCCATG GTATTCATGATCATTATATAGATGTTCATCAGCAAAAGATTACTATAGTAGGATCAGCAGATCCTGAAAAAATAGTAAAGGCAATAAAGAAGACAAGAAAAAGTGCCATTGTTTGTTCCCACATAGAACAAGCAGACCCTCCAACTGAGCCAGAGGAATCTGTACCAGCTGAGAATGAAGCACCAACCCCTGAGTCTAGCAATCCTCCAACAGAAACTCCACCAGCTGAAGAGCCACCCAAAGAACCGCCAAAAGATCCACCAACACAAGAAAATCAACCAGCAGAGGAGAAACAAACACATGAGGGTGCTGACAACACCAAAAGCCAATCAGACCAACCCTCTAAACCGAGAGATGTTGAAGAGGTTCATGTAATTTACCACTATCCACCAGACTATGGTTACAGATACAACTTTAGCCAGGGTATGAGTAGTCACGAGCCACACAGGGACCCTGGATACCGATACAACTATGGTCAGAACGTGATCCATGAGCCACCCCGGGACCATCGTTACAGCAGATACAACTATGGTCAGAGTATGAGCCAAGAGCCACCCAGGGACCATGGCTACAACAGATACAATTATGGTCAGACCATGAGTTATGAGCCACCTAGGGACCATGGCTACAGATATAACTATGGTCACAGCATGATCCATGAGCCTCCTCAAGGAGACTCTGGTTTCAGAAATAACCATGCTCGTCCTATCGGTCCAGAATTCAGACCTGAGGTGCCACCACCAGGTCAACCACCAGTTCATGTGACTCACAGCTACAATAGCTACCAGCCATCACCCTATGTGACTGGATATGAGCACATCAGATCACCACCAAGATACACACAATATACTAGGCCAGATCATTACTCTgaggattatcattatggaaacAATGGCTATGGAACAATCAGCTCAGTTTTCAGTGATGAAAATCCAAATGCATGCACAATAGCTTAA
- the LOC132034417 gene encoding early nodule-specific protein 2-like isoform X2 translates to MGVCKRSRRLYMASMVSIHDHYIDVHQQKITIVGSADPEKIVKAIKKTRKSAIVCSHIEQADPPTEPEESVPAENEAPTPESSNPPTETPPAEEPPKEPPKDPPTQENQPAEEKQTHEGADNTKSQSDQPSKPRDVEEVHVIYHYPPDYGYRYNFSQGMSSHEPHRDPGYRYNYGQNVIHEPPRDHRYSRYNYGQSMSQEPPRDHGYNRYNYGQTMSYEPPRDHGYRYNYGHSMIHEPPQGDSGFRNNHARPIGPEFRPEVPPPGQPPVHVTHSYNSYQPSPYVTGYEHIRSPPRYTQYTRPDHYSEDYHYGNNGYGTISSVFSDENPNACTIA, encoded by the exons ATGGGTGTGTGCAAAAGGTCAAGAAGGCTCTACATGGCGTCCATGGTGA GTATTCATGATCATTATATAGATGTTCATCAGCAAAAGATTACTATAGTAGGATCAGCAGATCCTGAAAAAATAGTAAAGGCAATAAAGAAGACAAGAAAAAGTGCCATTGTTTGTTCCCACATAGAACAAGCAGACCCTCCAACTGAGCCAGAGGAATCTGTACCAGCTGAGAATGAAGCACCAACCCCTGAGTCTAGCAATCCTCCAACAGAAACTCCACCAGCTGAAGAGCCACCCAAAGAACCGCCAAAAGATCCACCAACACAAGAAAATCAACCAGCAGAGGAGAAACAAACACATGAGGGTGCTGACAACACCAAAAGCCAATCAGACCAACCCTCTAAACCGAGAGATGTTGAAGAGGTTCATGTAATTTACCACTATCCACCAGACTATGGTTACAGATACAACTTTAGCCAGGGTATGAGTAGTCACGAGCCACACAGGGACCCTGGATACCGATACAACTATGGTCAGAACGTGATCCATGAGCCACCCCGGGACCATCGTTACAGCAGATACAACTATGGTCAGAGTATGAGCCAAGAGCCACCCAGGGACCATGGCTACAACAGATACAATTATGGTCAGACCATGAGTTATGAGCCACCTAGGGACCATGGCTACAGATATAACTATGGTCACAGCATGATCCATGAGCCTCCTCAAGGAGACTCTGGTTTCAGAAATAACCATGCTCGTCCTATCGGTCCAGAATTCAGACCTGAGGTGCCACCACCAGGTCAACCACCAGTTCATGTGACTCACAGCTACAATAGCTACCAGCCATCACCCTATGTGACTGGATATGAGCACATCAGATCACCACCAAGATACACACAATATACTAGGCCAGATCATTACTCTgaggattatcattatggaaacAATGGCTATGGAACAATCAGCTCAGTTTTCAGTGATGAAAATCCAAATGCATGCACAATAGCTTAA
- the LOC132034419 gene encoding uncharacterized protein LOC132034419 isoform X1 — translation MGTANIRDVLTCFSPSLDFFAISTGDGRIKIWDTVKGQVQTEFADIVSTETTSLFTKPGGHLSMDYTCMKWLSCDKKKKRKLGTSLLVLGTGSGDVLALDVSAGHLKWRFSDCHPGGVNAISFPSHGSFIYTTGADGLVCKIDSMSGHLLHKFKASTKAIASLSVSSDGKILATATSQLKIFTCLDDKKIQKFSGHPGAVRCMVFSEDGRHILSSAVGDRHVAVWKLDGSKKKSACCLLAMDHPAVFLDCYHIKTVDENGASLGVLAISEIGVCYFWHGKSFEELHNSKPTKICVSLDEKILKKHKEAMRSIFSAKLQSIGTSGSGHMFVAYGLLIKPSFEKVIVQPGADLRLKSSLDGILLPFSQSRKSKQASNTQSQVTALDRANAEGALLPLPKILDQVDVKTGIKPTASKDIIGKQGEDEVAICMEDQLRSLGIISSDYDLSPSSILDPKILKGVSVDASMPPKKMKAAVLSMEPPDAYNLLKALLAAWQSGSSMGRHVLPWICCILVNHNEFVTSQEPLMPLLDSLNKLTRSKVAALNSLLQLSGRFQLVMAQIEKADNKNGPALTLEVQMDESEDDEVDEVMYGIDEESQTSSDGDD, via the exons ATGGGCACAGCAAACATTAGGGACGTCTTGACTTGTTTCAGTCCTTCTTTGGATTTCTTTGCTATTAGCACCGGTGATGGCCGTATCAAG ATATGGGATACAGTGAAGGGTCAGGTGCAGACCGAGTTTGCAGATATTGTGTCAACTGAAACCACAAGCTTGTTTACTAAGCCAGGAGGTCATCTTTCAATGGATTATACTTGCATGAAGTGGTTATCATGTGACAAAAAG AAAAAAAGGAAGCTTGGAACTTCATTACTGGTCTTAGGTACAGGCAGTGGTGATGTTTTAGCTCTAGATGTATCTGCAGGTCATCTGAAATGGAGATTTAGTGATTGCCATCCTGG CGGTGTCAATGCGATCTCATTCCCTTCACATGGTTCATTCATTTACACGACTGGTGCTGATGGACTGGTTTGCAAAATTGACTCCATGTCGGGGCACTTACTGCACAAGTTTAAAGCTTCCACTAAAGCAATAGCTTCTTTATCCGTCTCATCAG ATGGAAAAATATTAGCAACAGCAACTTCTCAGTTGAAGATTTTCACTTGCTTGGATGACAAAAAGATCCAGAAGTTTTCAGGCCACCCT GGGGCTGTTCGGTGTATGGTTTTCTCTGAAGATGGGAGACATATTCTTTCTTCTGCTGTTGGTGACCGGCATGTAGCAGTTTGGAAGTTAGATGGTAGCAAAAAGAAATCAGCATGCTGCTTGCTTGCAATGGATCACCCTGCTGTCTTTTTGGATTGTTACCACATTAAAACTGTAGATGAAAATGGTGCAAGTTTAGGTGTTTTGGCCATTTCAGAAATTGGTGTTTGCTATTTTTGGCATGGAAAGAGTTTTGAGGAATTGCACAATTCGAAGCCCACAAAAATATGTGTATCTTTAGATGAGAAAATACTGAAGAAACATAAAGAAGCCATGCGTAGTATCTTTTCAGCAAAATTGCAATCTATTGGCACGTCTGGTTCCGGTCATATGTTTGTTGCATATGGCTTGTTGATAAAACCATCATTTGAAAAAGTTATAGTGCAGCCTGGGGCAGATCTCAGATTAAAAAGCTCACTTGACGGGATCCTTCTACCCTTCAGTCAATCTCGCAAATCTAAACAAGCATCCAACACTCAGAGTCAGG TTACTGCCCTTGATCGTGCAAATGCAGAGGGTGCCTTACTTCCCTTGCCTAAGATTCTTGATCAGGTTGATGTCAAGACTGGAATTAAGCCCACAGCGAGCAAAG ATATCATTGGTAAACAAGGTGAAGATGAGGTCGCAATTTGCATGGAGGACCAGCTAAGATCCTTAGGTATAATTAGCAGTGACTATGATCTCTCGCCTAGCTCAATTCTTGACCCTAAAATTTTGAAAGGAGTAAGTGTTGATGCTAGTATGCCACCGAAGAAG ATGAAAGCAGCTGTGTTATCCATGGAACCACCTGATGCGTACAACTTATTAAAAGCCTTATTGGCAGCATGGCAGTCCGG aTCAAGCATGGGAAGACATGTTCTTCCATGGATATGTTGTATATTGGTGAACCACAATGAATTTGTCACATCACAGGAACCACTGATGCCACTTCTGGATTCTTTAAACAAG CTTACCAGGTCAAAGGTGGCGGCCCTTAACTCTTTATTGCAGTTATCTGGCCGTTTTCAACTTGTAATGGCACAG ATAGAGAAGGCCGATAATAAGAATGGCCCGGCTTTGACACTTGAGGTCCAGATGGATGAAAGTGAGGACGACGAGGTAGATGAAGTTATGTATGGCATAGATGAAGAATCTCAAACAAGCAGTGATGGGGACGACTAG
- the LOC132034419 gene encoding uncharacterized protein LOC132034419 isoform X2 — MGTANIRDVLTCFSPSLDFFAISTGDGRIKIWDTVKGQVQTEFADIVSTETTSLFTKPGGHLSMDYTCMKWLSCDKKKKRKLGTSLLVLGTGSGDVLALDVSAGHLKWRFSDCHPGGVNAISFPSHGSFIYTTGADGLVCKIDSMSGHLLHKFKASTKAIASLSVSSDGKILATATSQLKIFTCLDDKKIQKFSGHPGAVRCMVFSEDGRHILSSAVGDRHVAVWKLDGSKKKSACCLLAMDHPAVFLDCYHIKTVDENGASLGVLAISEIGVCYFWHGKSFEELHNSKPTKICVSLDEKILKKHKEAMRSIFSAKLQSIGTSGSGHMFVAYGLLIKPSFEKVIVQPGADLRLKSSLDGILLPFSQSRKSKQASNTQSQVTALDRANAEGALLPLPKILDQVDVKTGIKPTASKDIIGKQGEDEVAICMEDQLRSLGIISSDYDLSPSSILDPKILKGVSVDASMPPKKMKAAVLSMEPPDAYNLLKALLAAWQSGSSMGRHVLPWICCILVNHNEFVTSQEPLMPLLDSLNKDHMKCPHPTHKV; from the exons ATGGGCACAGCAAACATTAGGGACGTCTTGACTTGTTTCAGTCCTTCTTTGGATTTCTTTGCTATTAGCACCGGTGATGGCCGTATCAAG ATATGGGATACAGTGAAGGGTCAGGTGCAGACCGAGTTTGCAGATATTGTGTCAACTGAAACCACAAGCTTGTTTACTAAGCCAGGAGGTCATCTTTCAATGGATTATACTTGCATGAAGTGGTTATCATGTGACAAAAAG AAAAAAAGGAAGCTTGGAACTTCATTACTGGTCTTAGGTACAGGCAGTGGTGATGTTTTAGCTCTAGATGTATCTGCAGGTCATCTGAAATGGAGATTTAGTGATTGCCATCCTGG CGGTGTCAATGCGATCTCATTCCCTTCACATGGTTCATTCATTTACACGACTGGTGCTGATGGACTGGTTTGCAAAATTGACTCCATGTCGGGGCACTTACTGCACAAGTTTAAAGCTTCCACTAAAGCAATAGCTTCTTTATCCGTCTCATCAG ATGGAAAAATATTAGCAACAGCAACTTCTCAGTTGAAGATTTTCACTTGCTTGGATGACAAAAAGATCCAGAAGTTTTCAGGCCACCCT GGGGCTGTTCGGTGTATGGTTTTCTCTGAAGATGGGAGACATATTCTTTCTTCTGCTGTTGGTGACCGGCATGTAGCAGTTTGGAAGTTAGATGGTAGCAAAAAGAAATCAGCATGCTGCTTGCTTGCAATGGATCACCCTGCTGTCTTTTTGGATTGTTACCACATTAAAACTGTAGATGAAAATGGTGCAAGTTTAGGTGTTTTGGCCATTTCAGAAATTGGTGTTTGCTATTTTTGGCATGGAAAGAGTTTTGAGGAATTGCACAATTCGAAGCCCACAAAAATATGTGTATCTTTAGATGAGAAAATACTGAAGAAACATAAAGAAGCCATGCGTAGTATCTTTTCAGCAAAATTGCAATCTATTGGCACGTCTGGTTCCGGTCATATGTTTGTTGCATATGGCTTGTTGATAAAACCATCATTTGAAAAAGTTATAGTGCAGCCTGGGGCAGATCTCAGATTAAAAAGCTCACTTGACGGGATCCTTCTACCCTTCAGTCAATCTCGCAAATCTAAACAAGCATCCAACACTCAGAGTCAGG TTACTGCCCTTGATCGTGCAAATGCAGAGGGTGCCTTACTTCCCTTGCCTAAGATTCTTGATCAGGTTGATGTCAAGACTGGAATTAAGCCCACAGCGAGCAAAG ATATCATTGGTAAACAAGGTGAAGATGAGGTCGCAATTTGCATGGAGGACCAGCTAAGATCCTTAGGTATAATTAGCAGTGACTATGATCTCTCGCCTAGCTCAATTCTTGACCCTAAAATTTTGAAAGGAGTAAGTGTTGATGCTAGTATGCCACCGAAGAAG ATGAAAGCAGCTGTGTTATCCATGGAACCACCTGATGCGTACAACTTATTAAAAGCCTTATTGGCAGCATGGCAGTCCGG aTCAAGCATGGGAAGACATGTTCTTCCATGGATATGTTGTATATTGGTGAACCACAATGAATTTGTCACATCACAGGAACCACTGATGCCACTTCTGGATTCTTTAAACAAG GATCATATGAAGTGCCCACACCCAACACACAAGGTGTAA
- the LOC132034421 gene encoding pumilio homolog 24 isoform X1, with protein sequence MAANEPLNTKRQRRIQAKELAEARKKRRKKHYNLEQELASLWEKMRTRNIVKEERSRLVSDALKKMKGKIPEIASSHVSSRVLQTCVKHCTQDERNTVFVEIRPHFITLATNTYAVHLVTKMLDNASKEQQAEFISSLHGHVGTLLRHMVGSLVVEHAYQLGNAAQKQTLLMELYSPELQLFKDLISAKEARLVDVISNLQLQKGSVIRHMTSILQPILEKGILDHSIIHRALVEYLTIADKSSAAEIIQQLSSPDLVRMIHTRDGSKIGIFCIKHGSAKERKKIIKGMKDKVGKIARDKSGTLVLVSILSIVDDTKLLSKVIIRELKGILKELLSDQNGRRPLLQLLHPNCSRHFSPDELAALGSSVPSLVTKSPSELNVTLGKETEASGLGEAGNEDEATAADATQSSHLNEGGKKDPLTRRRELLVDSGLAEKLIDACCEMAEELLRSNFGKEIIYEVATGGADSILRPTLDGKLETLHGVIASLAAHPKMEGSDEQHLFEHFHSSRTIRKLVLDSPSFACTLYGKALKGKCSIWAQGHSAKIISAFLETSSSMVHKLVKKEVQPLVDSGILKLATK encoded by the exons ATGGCGGCAAACGAACCACTTAACACCAAGCGACAACGTCGTATACAGGCTAAG GAACTAGCTGAAGCaaggaagaagaggaggaagaaacattacaatttgGAGCAA GAGCTCGCATCACTATGGGAGAAGATGAGAACTCGAAATATTGTGAAAGAAGAAAGATCAAG ATTGGTGAGTGATgctttgaagaaaatgaaagggaAGATCCCTGAAATAGCAAGCTCCCACGTTTCTTCTCGTGTTCTTCAG ACTTGTGTGAAACATTGTACACAAGATGAAAGGAATACTGTGTTTGTGGAGATTCGGCCTCATTTTATCACTCTTGCCACCAATACCTATGCAGTTCATCTGGTGACAAAGATGCTTGATAATG CATCCAAAGAGCAGCAGGCAGAATTTATTTCCTCTCTTCATGGCCATGTTGGTACTCTTCTTAGGCATATGGTTGGTTCACTTG TTGTTGAACATGCTTATCAGTTGGGAAATGCAGCTCAAAAACAAACTCTTCTGATGGAGCTGTATTCGCCGGAGCTTCAGTTGTTCAAAGATTTGATCTCAGCTAAGGAAGCAAG GCTAGTTGATGTTATATCCAACCTACAGCTTCAAAAGGGTTCAGTCATACGGCACATGACTTCTATACTTCAGCCTATCTTGGAGAAAGGAATACTAGACCACTCAATTATACACAGGGCACTTGTGGAGTACCTAACTATTGCTGATAAG TCATCTGCTGCAGAAATAATCCAGCAGTTGTCAAGTCCAGACCTTGTTCGGATGATTCACACAAGGGATGGATCCAAGATTGGGATATTCTGCATCAAACATGGAAGCGCAAAG GAGCGGAAGAAAATCATAAAAGGGATGAAAGACAAAGTTGGAAAGATAGCTCGTGATAAAAGTGGGACTTTG GTGCTTGTCTCCATCCTTTCAATTGTTGATGACACGAAACTTCTATCAAAG GTCATCATTCGTGAGCTTAAAGGAATCCTGAAGGAGCTTCTTTCGGATCAG AATGGTAGGCGCCCATTGTTGCAATTACTGCATCCAAATTGCTCGCGCCATTTCAGCCCTGATGAGCTAGCAGCCCTTGGTTCATCTGTTCCTTCGCTTGTTACCAAG AGCCCCTCAGAATTAAATGTTACATTGGGCAAAGAAACAGAAGCTTCAGGGCTTGGTGAAGCTGGTAACGAAGATGAAGCTACTGCAGCTGATGCCACCCAAAGTTCACATTTGAATGAAGGAGGAAAGAAGGATCCTCTTACAAGGCGGCGAGAATTACTGGTCGATAGTGGGCTAGCTGAG AAACTCATCGATGCATGTTGTGAGATGGCGGAGGAATTGCTAAGATCAAACTTTGGAAAAGAGATCATATATGAG GTTGCCACGGGAGGTGCCGACAGCATCCTTCGTCCAACTTTAGATGGAAAGTTGGAAACTTTACATGGCGTTATAGCATCTCTGGCAGCACATCCTAAAATGGAGGGATCAGATGAACAACATCTCTTTGAACACTTCCATTCTAGCAGGACCATCAGAAAACTGGTCTTGGACTCCCCTTCTTTTGCTTGCACGTTGTATGGAAAAGCACTGAAAGGAAAATGTTCAATTTGGGCTCAAGGCCACAG TGCGAAAATaattagtgcatttttggaAACTTCAAGTTCTATGGTACACAAGCTTGTGAAGAAGGAAGTGCAACCATTGGTAGATAGCGGTATCCTCAAATTAGCCACCAAATGA
- the LOC132034421 gene encoding pumilio homolog 24 isoform X2, whose amino-acid sequence MKALELASLWEKMRTRNIVKEERSRLVSDALKKMKGKIPEIASSHVSSRVLQTCVKHCTQDERNTVFVEIRPHFITLATNTYAVHLVTKMLDNASKEQQAEFISSLHGHVGTLLRHMVGSLVVEHAYQLGNAAQKQTLLMELYSPELQLFKDLISAKEARLVDVISNLQLQKGSVIRHMTSILQPILEKGILDHSIIHRALVEYLTIADKSSAAEIIQQLSSPDLVRMIHTRDGSKIGIFCIKHGSAKERKKIIKGMKDKVGKIARDKSGTLVLVSILSIVDDTKLLSKVIIRELKGILKELLSDQNGRRPLLQLLHPNCSRHFSPDELAALGSSVPSLVTKSPSELNVTLGKETEASGLGEAGNEDEATAADATQSSHLNEGGKKDPLTRRRELLVDSGLAEKLIDACCEMAEELLRSNFGKEIIYEVATGGADSILRPTLDGKLETLHGVIASLAAHPKMEGSDEQHLFEHFHSSRTIRKLVLDSPSFACTLYGKALKGKCSIWAQGHSAKIISAFLETSSSMVHKLVKKEVQPLVDSGILKLATK is encoded by the exons ATGAAAGCTCTG GAGCTCGCATCACTATGGGAGAAGATGAGAACTCGAAATATTGTGAAAGAAGAAAGATCAAG ATTGGTGAGTGATgctttgaagaaaatgaaagggaAGATCCCTGAAATAGCAAGCTCCCACGTTTCTTCTCGTGTTCTTCAG ACTTGTGTGAAACATTGTACACAAGATGAAAGGAATACTGTGTTTGTGGAGATTCGGCCTCATTTTATCACTCTTGCCACCAATACCTATGCAGTTCATCTGGTGACAAAGATGCTTGATAATG CATCCAAAGAGCAGCAGGCAGAATTTATTTCCTCTCTTCATGGCCATGTTGGTACTCTTCTTAGGCATATGGTTGGTTCACTTG TTGTTGAACATGCTTATCAGTTGGGAAATGCAGCTCAAAAACAAACTCTTCTGATGGAGCTGTATTCGCCGGAGCTTCAGTTGTTCAAAGATTTGATCTCAGCTAAGGAAGCAAG GCTAGTTGATGTTATATCCAACCTACAGCTTCAAAAGGGTTCAGTCATACGGCACATGACTTCTATACTTCAGCCTATCTTGGAGAAAGGAATACTAGACCACTCAATTATACACAGGGCACTTGTGGAGTACCTAACTATTGCTGATAAG TCATCTGCTGCAGAAATAATCCAGCAGTTGTCAAGTCCAGACCTTGTTCGGATGATTCACACAAGGGATGGATCCAAGATTGGGATATTCTGCATCAAACATGGAAGCGCAAAG GAGCGGAAGAAAATCATAAAAGGGATGAAAGACAAAGTTGGAAAGATAGCTCGTGATAAAAGTGGGACTTTG GTGCTTGTCTCCATCCTTTCAATTGTTGATGACACGAAACTTCTATCAAAG GTCATCATTCGTGAGCTTAAAGGAATCCTGAAGGAGCTTCTTTCGGATCAG AATGGTAGGCGCCCATTGTTGCAATTACTGCATCCAAATTGCTCGCGCCATTTCAGCCCTGATGAGCTAGCAGCCCTTGGTTCATCTGTTCCTTCGCTTGTTACCAAG AGCCCCTCAGAATTAAATGTTACATTGGGCAAAGAAACAGAAGCTTCAGGGCTTGGTGAAGCTGGTAACGAAGATGAAGCTACTGCAGCTGATGCCACCCAAAGTTCACATTTGAATGAAGGAGGAAAGAAGGATCCTCTTACAAGGCGGCGAGAATTACTGGTCGATAGTGGGCTAGCTGAG AAACTCATCGATGCATGTTGTGAGATGGCGGAGGAATTGCTAAGATCAAACTTTGGAAAAGAGATCATATATGAG GTTGCCACGGGAGGTGCCGACAGCATCCTTCGTCCAACTTTAGATGGAAAGTTGGAAACTTTACATGGCGTTATAGCATCTCTGGCAGCACATCCTAAAATGGAGGGATCAGATGAACAACATCTCTTTGAACACTTCCATTCTAGCAGGACCATCAGAAAACTGGTCTTGGACTCCCCTTCTTTTGCTTGCACGTTGTATGGAAAAGCACTGAAAGGAAAATGTTCAATTTGGGCTCAAGGCCACAG TGCGAAAATaattagtgcatttttggaAACTTCAAGTTCTATGGTACACAAGCTTGTGAAGAAGGAAGTGCAACCATTGGTAGATAGCGGTATCCTCAAATTAGCCACCAAATGA
- the LOC132034422 gene encoding uncharacterized protein LOC132034422, which produces MGRSSGNESAKWKLVSEICDLSKGVIIPCSHQYPTNSAFIDWYLLLDVDESVGVDVIKQRYRKLAMQLHPDKNKHPKAEIAFKLVSQAYVCLTDEAGREAFETDRRNHICPKCSIKSSEKTPRHGNVAKVAKTFPPTDKAWPVSRSISRRVKELKARFMEEVAVINTCLKAKSSPATYSMNQPQTFTRQNEIPIFNPSNYELQGYPHPSNYRKLLRRFQERSTEKHVSSYPVFKPRSEKGAYA; this is translated from the exons ATGGGAAGAAGTAGTGGAAATGAATCTGCAAAATGGAAATTGGTGTCAGAGATTTGTGATTTGTCTAAAGGTGTCATAATTCCTTGTTCACATCAATATCCCACAAATTCTGCATTCATCGACTGGTATCTTCTTCTTGAT GTTGATGAGAGTGTTGGAGTAGATGTGATTAAGCAGAGATATCGTAAACTAG CAATGCAGCTTCATCCTGATAAGAACAAACATCCCAAAGCTGAAATCGCATTCAAGTTGGTTTCCCAG GCATATGTTTGCCTGACGGATGAAGCAGGCAGAGAGGCTTTTGAAACAGACAGAAGAAACCACATATGCCCAAAGTGCTCCATAAAATCAAGTGAAAAAACACCTAGACATGGCAATGTTGCAAAAGTGGCCAAAACATTTCCTCCTACAGACAAGGCATGGCCAGTTTCCAGAAGCATTTCGCGACGTGTTAAAGAACTTAAAGCCAgatttatggaagaagttgcaGTTATAAACACTTGTTTGAAGGCGAAGTCTTCGCCAGCTACATACTCAATGAACCAACCTCAGACATTCACAAGACAAAACGAGATACCAATCTTTAATCCATCCAATTATGAGTTACAAGGCTATCCTCATCCTAGCAATTATAGGAAGTTGTTGCGTAGATTTCAGGAAAGAAGCACTGAGAAACATGTCTCTAGCTACCCAGTATTTAAGCCTAGATCAGAAAAGGGAGCATATGCATAG